From the Thermococcus guaymasensis DSM 11113 genome, one window contains:
- a CDS encoding AI-2E family transporter has protein sequence MKGRTEVAIWVAVSLVIVYLSWKTIKPLVTPLFFGVLLAYIVYPLYSRLRRRFSPRESAAILTGTMVGLGAAFLAFLTLISIKLVNEFYTNVRDVLLWLSSLQFSETLQTFFGQVQAQIVPKLADYVSSFTVSVPEYLLQLVVFLFTFYYALIYGERFREFVLSLVPQNQVPLLAEILDRADKTLDALVRAWLLLNVAKGFLMTIGYVIFGVGDVYTAIIAGLLTFLFSFVPLLEGWMLWVAGAIYLYMKGSLLGALGISIYGAVLVSPLPDYTIRPLLVAKDAELDETLVFIGMLGGTWAFGLKGLLLGPVILSIALVLLKEWKKRTSNGGALN, from the coding sequence ATGAAGGGCAGAACTGAGGTAGCAATCTGGGTCGCCGTGAGCCTGGTTATCGTTTACCTGTCATGGAAGACAATCAAACCCCTAGTTACCCCGCTCTTCTTTGGGGTTCTCCTTGCTTACATAGTGTATCCCCTCTACTCGCGTCTTAGACGGAGATTCTCGCCCCGGGAGTCAGCCGCTATCCTGACGGGGACTATGGTAGGCCTTGGAGCAGCATTTCTGGCATTTCTCACGCTGATCTCCATAAAACTTGTTAACGAGTTTTACACCAACGTTAGGGATGTCCTCCTCTGGCTTTCTTCGCTTCAGTTTTCAGAGACTCTACAAACATTCTTTGGGCAGGTACAGGCACAGATAGTACCCAAGCTTGCCGATTACGTCTCCTCATTTACTGTTTCTGTTCCGGAGTACCTTTTACAGCTCGTTGTTTTCCTCTTTACCTTTTACTACGCCCTCATCTACGGTGAAAGGTTTAGAGAGTTCGTGCTTTCTCTCGTCCCACAAAACCAAGTCCCCCTTTTGGCTGAGATCCTTGACAGGGCGGACAAAACTCTCGACGCACTTGTGAGGGCCTGGCTCCTCCTGAATGTCGCTAAGGGGTTCCTGATGACGATTGGGTATGTTATTTTTGGGGTGGGAGACGTTTATACGGCGATAATAGCTGGGCTCCTGACGTTCCTCTTCAGCTTCGTGCCCCTGCTTGAGGGATGGATGCTCTGGGTTGCTGGTGCGATCTACCTCTACATGAAGGGTTCCCTCCTTGGGGCACTTGGAATCTCAATCTACGGTGCAGTTCTCGTTTCGCCCCTTCCTGACTACACGATAAGACCACTGCTCGTTGCCAAAGACGCAGAACTCGACGAGACCCTGGTGTTCATAGGCATGTTGGGCGGAACATGGGCCTTCGGCCTGAAGGGCCTCCTTTTGGGGCCAGTTATACTGAGTATTGCCCTCGTTCTCCTGAAGGAATGGAAGAAGAGAACATCAAACGGAGGAGCACTCAACTAA
- a CDS encoding DUF4152 family protein — protein MRIVAADTGGALLTEDYQPIGLIATAAVLVEKPYRTATLSRVRYANPFDYDMSGRQAIRDEAFLAVEFAREVKPDVVHLDSTIGGIEVRKLDEPTIDALTITDRGKEVWKDLAKDLQPLAKKFWEETGIEIIAIGKSSVPVRIAEIYAGLYTAKWAIEYARKEGKAIVGLPRYMKVEIHPGKIYGASLDPREGGLFGEIEAETEGIGWELYPNPLVRRFMVLEVWKE, from the coding sequence ATGAGGATCGTTGCGGCTGACACTGGTGGGGCACTCTTAACGGAGGACTATCAGCCGATCGGCCTGATAGCAACCGCGGCAGTGCTCGTCGAGAAGCCCTACAGGACGGCGACGCTCAGCAGGGTGAGATACGCCAACCCCTTCGACTACGACATGAGCGGCAGACAGGCAATAAGGGACGAGGCTTTTCTTGCCGTGGAGTTCGCGAGGGAGGTCAAACCCGACGTCGTCCACCTCGACTCGACCATCGGCGGAATCGAAGTGAGAAAGCTCGACGAGCCTACCATTGACGCCCTGACCATAACGGACAGGGGAAAGGAAGTCTGGAAAGACCTCGCGAAGGACCTTCAACCGCTGGCGAAGAAGTTCTGGGAGGAAACCGGGATAGAAATAATCGCCATCGGCAAGTCCAGCGTCCCGGTTAGGATAGCGGAAATTTACGCGGGCCTGTACACCGCCAAGTGGGCCATTGAGTACGCAAGGAAGGAAGGGAAAGCCATCGTCGGCCTTCCGCGCTACATGAAGGTGGAAATCCACCCCGGAAAAATCTACGGTGCAAGCCTCGACCCGCGCGAGGGCGGTCTCTTCGGAGAAATCGAGGCCGAAACCGAGGGAATAGGCTGGGAGCTCTACCCGAACCCGCTCGTTAGGCGCTTCATGGTTCTTGAGGTGTGGAAGGAGTGA
- the iorA gene encoding indolepyruvate ferredoxin oxidoreductase subunit alpha — METVKAYPSDSTGAKDEKREKKLLMGNEAIAYGALESGVVFATGYPGTPSTEVVETIARLKPEVFAEWAPNEKVALEEAAGVAYTGLRALVTMKCVGLNVAADPLMSLAYSGVEGGLVILVADDPGPHTSQTEQDDRYYGKISLLPVLEPADPQEAHDLIKYAYELSEKYNVPVIFRTTTRVNHTTADVEVGEFIELNREPIFKKDIERYVRASMEGNRKRHRWLNETLRKIEEEFNSMPFNWVEGREDAKIGIIVEGAPYNYVKEVLPKIDADFKVLKLSTPHPLPKKLVTDFLKTVDYAIVIEEGAPFLEEEVKIAAYEAGLNVPIYGKRTGHLPLEGELTPSLVRNALLKLLDEEGETYEKPEEVKFAESLAPKRPPVMCPGCPHRGSYRAVLDALRDLKLGRYKIPIHGDIGCYALSLLPPLEAIWTEYVMGASISLANGQSVVMDKKIIATIGDSTFFHNGIQPLIDAVYKNLNVLVMILDNRTTAMTGHQPHPGTGGSETGRKFNEIDIEALVKALGVKYVKTVDPYDLKATREAIKEAMQVEGPAVIIAKRECVIPVIRRGEIGEIPLVVEDKCTGCKACILLTGCPALVYDPETKKVRIDGLICTGCGLCNQLCPFEAIKFPSELD, encoded by the coding sequence ATGGAGACGGTTAAGGCTTACCCTTCTGACTCTACCGGGGCAAAGGATGAAAAGCGCGAGAAGAAGCTTCTCATGGGCAATGAGGCGATAGCCTACGGTGCCCTTGAGAGCGGTGTCGTTTTTGCCACCGGTTATCCTGGAACGCCCTCGACTGAAGTCGTGGAAACTATAGCCAGGCTCAAGCCAGAAGTTTTTGCCGAGTGGGCCCCCAACGAGAAAGTCGCTTTGGAGGAAGCGGCCGGAGTCGCATACACAGGCCTCAGAGCGCTCGTTACGATGAAGTGCGTCGGCCTCAACGTCGCCGCCGACCCGCTCATGAGCCTCGCCTATTCAGGCGTTGAGGGTGGCTTGGTAATTCTCGTCGCCGACGACCCTGGGCCGCACACCAGCCAGACCGAGCAGGACGACCGCTACTATGGTAAAATCTCGCTCCTGCCTGTTCTTGAGCCCGCCGACCCGCAGGAGGCCCACGACCTCATCAAGTACGCCTACGAGCTGAGCGAAAAGTACAACGTTCCGGTCATATTCCGGACGACCACGAGGGTCAACCACACGACCGCCGATGTAGAGGTCGGCGAGTTCATTGAACTTAACAGAGAGCCAATCTTCAAGAAGGACATCGAGAGGTATGTGCGCGCGAGCATGGAAGGCAACAGAAAGCGCCACAGGTGGCTTAACGAGACGCTGAGAAAGATTGAGGAGGAGTTCAACTCAATGCCCTTCAACTGGGTCGAGGGCAGAGAGGACGCCAAAATCGGCATAATCGTCGAGGGTGCCCCCTACAACTACGTGAAGGAGGTCCTCCCGAAGATTGACGCCGACTTCAAGGTTCTCAAGCTCTCGACGCCGCACCCGCTACCGAAGAAGTTGGTCACCGACTTCCTCAAGACCGTTGACTACGCGATTGTAATCGAGGAGGGCGCGCCGTTCCTTGAGGAGGAGGTCAAGATAGCCGCATACGAGGCGGGCCTCAACGTCCCGATCTACGGCAAGAGGACCGGACACCTCCCGCTTGAAGGCGAGCTTACGCCGAGCCTCGTCAGAAACGCCCTTCTGAAGCTCCTCGACGAGGAGGGAGAGACCTACGAGAAGCCGGAAGAAGTGAAGTTCGCCGAGAGCCTCGCACCGAAGAGACCACCCGTGATGTGCCCCGGCTGTCCGCACCGCGGTTCATACAGGGCCGTTCTGGATGCGTTGAGAGACCTCAAGCTCGGCCGTTACAAAATCCCGATACACGGCGACATAGGCTGTTACGCCCTCTCGCTCCTCCCGCCGCTTGAAGCCATCTGGACCGAGTACGTCATGGGCGCGAGCATAAGCCTTGCCAACGGGCAGAGCGTCGTCATGGACAAGAAGATAATAGCCACCATAGGCGACTCTACGTTCTTCCACAACGGAATCCAGCCGCTGATTGACGCCGTTTACAAGAACCTGAACGTTCTGGTGATGATACTCGACAACAGGACGACGGCGATGACCGGCCACCAGCCCCACCCTGGAACCGGCGGAAGCGAAACCGGCAGGAAGTTCAACGAGATTGACATCGAGGCGCTCGTCAAGGCGCTGGGAGTTAAGTACGTGAAGACCGTTGACCCCTACGACCTCAAAGCAACAAGGGAGGCAATCAAGGAGGCCATGCAGGTTGAGGGGCCGGCTGTCATAATAGCGAAGCGCGAGTGCGTCATTCCCGTCATAAGGCGCGGGGAGATAGGCGAGATACCGCTCGTCGTCGAGGACAAGTGCACCGGCTGTAAGGCCTGCATACTCCTGACTGGCTGTCCGGCGCTCGTTTACGACCCGGAGACGAAGAAGGTCAGAATAGACGGCCTCATATGCACCGGCTGCGGCCTCTGCAACCAGCTCTGCCCCTTCGAGGCCATAAAGTTCCCGAGCGAGCTGGATTAA
- a CDS encoding DUF2178 domain-containing protein, whose product MGMKAKHWFGWGVIFAVVLGLFIVASNRGSVLLGVAALFLGAVIATAYERYLERIGEMMVDERIERIEEKSHALTMRVLGFTIALTFVSTSIISQSDPFWKSASIVSGLFMFVYALVPFFAKAHYEEVM is encoded by the coding sequence ATGGGGATGAAAGCCAAACACTGGTTCGGCTGGGGAGTGATATTCGCGGTAGTTCTCGGGCTGTTCATCGTGGCCTCGAACAGGGGGAGCGTGCTCCTCGGCGTTGCGGCCCTTTTCCTTGGCGCCGTTATCGCCACGGCATACGAACGTTACCTCGAAAGAATTGGTGAAATGATGGTTGACGAGCGTATTGAGAGGATTGAGGAGAAGAGCCACGCCCTGACGATGCGCGTCCTCGGCTTTACCATAGCCCTGACTTTCGTTTCGACGAGCATAATTTCCCAGAGCGACCCCTTCTGGAAGAGCGCCTCCATTGTGAGCGGGCTTTTCATGTTCGTCTATGCTCTCGTGCCCTTCTTTGCAAAGGCCCACTATGAAGAGGTGATGTGA
- a CDS encoding DUF2178 domain-containing protein, with product MKYEHLLGILVTGMIIGLAYSTKSGRALLAVGIFVAGFLLSYLLTWYYDSRIERVEDERTEFISAKSARNGYAVMSFLLFLEYLWEYSQGNVEVATKLIIPLAAGAAVLLLSHYHYSRVM from the coding sequence ATGAAGTACGAACACCTGCTGGGAATTCTCGTTACGGGCATGATAATTGGGCTGGCTTACTCGACGAAGTCCGGGAGGGCTCTCTTAGCCGTGGGAATCTTTGTAGCGGGCTTTTTGCTTAGCTATCTGCTCACCTGGTACTACGACTCAAGGATCGAGAGGGTTGAGGACGAGAGGACCGAGTTCATAAGCGCGAAGAGCGCGAGAAACGGCTACGCGGTAATGAGTTTTCTCCTCTTCCTTGAATACCTCTGGGAGTACAGCCAGGGAAACGTCGAGGTGGCAACGAAGCTTATAATCCCCCTCGCTGCAGGGGCAGCGGTGCTCCTCCTATCGCACTACCACTACTCGCGGGTGATGTGA
- a CDS encoding helix-turn-helix transcriptional regulator has protein sequence MKNRLRELREAKGLTQEELAKALGVTRQTIIAIEKGKYDPSLRLAFKIARFFNVKIEDVFIYEGE, from the coding sequence GTGAAGAACCGCCTGCGCGAGCTGAGGGAGGCAAAGGGACTTACTCAGGAGGAGCTGGCGAAGGCCCTCGGCGTCACGAGGCAGACTATCATAGCAATCGAGAAGGGGAAGTACGACCCGTCCCTAAGGTTAGCCTTCAAAATCGCGAGGTTTTTTAACGTCAAGATTGAGGACGTATTCATCTATGAGGGTGAATGA
- a CDS encoding ABC transporter ATP-binding protein: MKAVEVENLEKDYGRVKALRGISFYIKEGEIFGLIGPNGAGKSTTLKILATLLTPTGGRAEVFGHDVVNEAEKVRALISYLPEEAGAYKNLTGREYLEFMARLYAKDERKAREMFELGVKLSGLGERLEDKVSTYSKGMTRKLLLARALMVRPKLAILDEPASGLDIVNAYEIRKTIKRFARSEGVTFLVSSHNMLEVEFLCDRVAMIAEGRIVEMGTPKELKDKYDAENLEEVFMQAIGVRIPEPVGGEGS, from the coding sequence ATGAAGGCGGTTGAGGTTGAAAACCTCGAAAAGGACTACGGCAGGGTTAAGGCCCTCAGGGGAATAAGCTTCTATATCAAAGAGGGCGAAATCTTCGGGCTCATTGGGCCGAACGGTGCCGGGAAGAGCACGACCCTCAAAATCCTCGCTACACTCCTCACTCCTACGGGTGGGAGGGCGGAAGTCTTTGGCCACGACGTCGTCAACGAGGCCGAGAAAGTTAGGGCACTCATAAGCTACCTGCCGGAAGAGGCGGGCGCCTACAAGAACCTCACCGGGAGGGAGTACCTGGAGTTCATGGCACGGCTCTACGCCAAGGACGAGAGAAAAGCGAGGGAAATGTTCGAGCTCGGGGTTAAGCTGTCCGGTCTTGGGGAAAGGCTTGAGGATAAGGTCTCGACGTACTCAAAGGGCATGACGAGAAAGCTTCTCCTGGCGAGGGCCCTCATGGTGAGGCCCAAGCTGGCGATCCTCGACGAGCCTGCGAGCGGACTGGACATAGTAAACGCCTACGAGATCAGGAAGACGATAAAGCGCTTTGCCCGGAGTGAAGGGGTCACGTTCCTAGTCTCAAGTCACAACATGCTTGAGGTTGAGTTCCTCTGCGACCGCGTTGCCATGATAGCGGAAGGCAGGATAGTGGAAATGGGGACGCCGAAAGAGCTGAAGGATAAATACGATGCAGAGAACCTCGAAGAGGTCTTCATGCAGGCCATCGGAGTTAGAATCCCTGAACCCGTCGGAGGTGAGGGGTCATGA
- a CDS encoding ABC transporter permease codes for MSDFLVLAKKEIMNLMRDKKLLFGLIIVPLIIYPALGKMMQFGLESATKETHVAIVNFDEGKYGELLIKALNTSPNVSVTVISAPSVGEALSNALQKGQNVVVVIPQNFSESIESDRIATVEVYGVFKGLSSGMKESVSEGRINAIISVLSEEIARLKVNKLGASNPEAVLHPIRAESKSYFMGRIVDVSPTVVSQVLSSQSLSLPLIVFLMVTITAQMSAGAVAAEKENKTLETLLTLPVKRTTIVASKISGTAVMGLVAALAYMIGLRSYLGTFQTDTGISLEDLGLGITPVGMLLFALIVFLTIIFALSLAMLLAVYAEDVQSANTVVSSVILPLAFPAFLLMFIDLTQLPPVARYILLAIPFTHPIVGYRYAVTGEYSPMLFSIAYLGAIALVTLYLTARIFSSEKVLTAKISWGKRKH; via the coding sequence ATGAGCGATTTTCTTGTTCTGGCGAAAAAGGAGATAATGAACCTTATGCGGGACAAAAAGCTGCTCTTTGGGCTCATAATAGTCCCCCTGATCATCTACCCGGCGCTCGGCAAGATGATGCAGTTCGGTCTTGAGAGTGCAACGAAGGAAACGCATGTTGCGATAGTGAATTTTGACGAGGGAAAATACGGGGAACTGCTGATAAAGGCGCTGAATACGAGCCCGAACGTGAGTGTTACGGTCATCTCTGCACCATCTGTTGGAGAAGCCCTTAGCAACGCCCTCCAAAAAGGTCAGAATGTTGTGGTGGTGATCCCCCAAAACTTCAGTGAGAGCATTGAATCCGACCGGATTGCGACGGTAGAGGTATACGGCGTTTTCAAGGGGCTGAGTTCTGGGATGAAGGAGAGCGTGAGCGAAGGTAGAATCAATGCCATCATCAGCGTTCTCTCTGAAGAAATTGCACGGCTTAAAGTGAACAAACTCGGTGCTTCAAACCCTGAGGCAGTTCTGCACCCAATACGAGCGGAGAGCAAGTCCTACTTCATGGGCAGGATAGTGGACGTCTCCCCGACGGTAGTCTCTCAGGTTCTCTCATCCCAGTCGCTGAGTTTGCCCCTCATCGTCTTCCTGATGGTCACGATAACGGCCCAGATGTCCGCGGGGGCGGTGGCGGCCGAGAAGGAGAACAAGACCCTGGAGACCCTTCTGACGCTTCCGGTAAAGAGAACCACGATAGTGGCGTCCAAGATATCTGGAACCGCCGTCATGGGGCTCGTGGCTGCGCTGGCCTACATGATAGGCCTCAGGAGCTACCTCGGAACTTTCCAGACTGATACGGGCATAAGCCTCGAAGACCTCGGGCTCGGTATAACGCCAGTGGGGATGCTGCTCTTCGCGCTCATAGTGTTCCTGACGATAATATTCGCCCTCTCACTGGCGATGCTGCTGGCCGTCTACGCTGAGGACGTGCAGAGCGCCAACACCGTCGTCAGCTCTGTTATACTGCCCCTCGCTTTCCCGGCGTTCCTGCTGATGTTCATCGACCTAACCCAGCTGCCCCCAGTTGCCCGCTACATCCTTCTGGCAATACCGTTCACACACCCGATAGTCGGCTACAGGTACGCTGTGACAGGTGAATACTCTCCAATGCTCTTCAGTATTGCCTACTTAGGAGCCATCGCCCTCGTGACTCTCTATCTGACGGCAAGAATCTTCTCCAGCGAGAAAGTACTGACTGCAAAGATCAGCTGGGGCAAAAGAAAGCACTGA
- a CDS encoding aconitase X catalytic domain-containing protein — protein sequence MYLTKEEELILAGEYGYALQKAMEILVALGDIYGAERLIPIKSAQIAGVSYKNIGDAGIEFLRDFADAGAKVSVYTTLNPAGIGDDEFMEKQREVLELYRAMGIEVTSTCTPYYGANLPKFGDHLAWSESSAVSFANSVIGARTNREGGPSSLAAAIVGKTPEYGLHLDENRKATIAVKVEANVKRFVDYSALGYHLGKALGNDVPYLTGLKPESVDYLKELGASMAATGSIALYHVEGETPEYRHAVDDRVETLTVEEKDIKAVRESFSDDWSEIDMILIGCPHASLVEIKEVAELLRMRGRPLRIPLFITASRTVKALADSLGYTEIIERYNGRIIVDSCFVVSPIKGWYRGIATNSGKSAFYFRSFGFSVRLDDAERLIKEAP from the coding sequence ATGTACTTAACGAAAGAAGAGGAACTAATTTTGGCGGGAGAGTACGGCTACGCCCTTCAAAAGGCCATGGAAATCCTTGTTGCCCTTGGGGACATCTACGGTGCAGAGCGCCTGATACCAATAAAGAGCGCCCAGATTGCGGGCGTCTCCTACAAGAACATCGGGGACGCCGGCATTGAGTTTCTGAGGGACTTCGCTGATGCAGGTGCGAAGGTAAGCGTTTACACGACCCTGAATCCCGCGGGGATAGGCGATGACGAGTTCATGGAGAAGCAGAGGGAAGTCCTCGAACTCTACCGCGCGATGGGGATAGAGGTAACATCCACCTGCACGCCGTACTACGGCGCAAACCTGCCGAAGTTCGGCGACCACCTGGCCTGGAGTGAGAGCTCGGCGGTGAGCTTTGCGAACTCCGTAATCGGGGCGAGGACAAACAGGGAAGGGGGCCCATCGAGCTTAGCGGCCGCTATAGTCGGGAAGACCCCTGAGTACGGCCTCCACCTCGACGAGAACAGAAAAGCCACGATAGCGGTTAAAGTGGAAGCGAACGTGAAACGCTTCGTTGATTACTCGGCCCTCGGCTACCACCTCGGGAAGGCCCTTGGGAACGACGTCCCATACCTAACGGGGCTCAAACCGGAAAGCGTCGATTACCTTAAGGAGCTTGGGGCATCTATGGCCGCTACCGGCTCGATAGCGCTGTACCACGTCGAGGGCGAGACCCCGGAATACAGGCACGCGGTTGATGACAGGGTTGAGACCCTGACCGTGGAGGAGAAAGACATCAAGGCCGTCAGAGAGAGCTTCTCGGACGACTGGAGCGAGATAGACATGATCCTAATCGGCTGTCCCCACGCCTCACTGGTGGAGATAAAGGAGGTAGCGGAGCTCCTCAGGATGCGCGGCAGACCCCTCAGGATTCCGCTCTTCATCACCGCGAGCAGAACCGTAAAGGCTCTGGCGGATTCTCTAGGCTATACCGAGATCATAGAGCGCTACAATGGCAGGATTATCGTGGACTCGTGCTTTGTTGTATCCCCAATTAAGGGCTGGTACAGGGGTATAGCGACAAACAGCGGAAAGTCAGCGTTCTACTTCCGCTCGTTCGGCTTCAGCGTGAGGCTCGACGATGCGGAAAGGCTCATTAAGGAGGCACCGTGA
- a CDS encoding DUF126 domain-containing protein: protein MKLKGRKVVGGKAEGELIVSQKPLSFLGGVDPETGIVTDAESDIRGQSIAGKILAFPRGKGSTVGSYVIYALKKSGKAPKAIIVEEAETIVATGAIIAGIPMVQGIDVSKLKTGQKVRVDADSGEIKVLDG, encoded by the coding sequence ATGAAGCTGAAGGGTAGAAAGGTTGTGGGAGGAAAGGCGGAGGGCGAGCTGATAGTCTCGCAGAAGCCGCTCTCTTTCCTCGGCGGGGTTGACCCCGAGACTGGAATCGTAACCGACGCGGAGAGCGACATAAGGGGCCAGAGCATAGCGGGCAAAATATTGGCGTTTCCGCGCGGAAAGGGCTCAACGGTCGGCTCTTACGTAATCTACGCCCTCAAAAAGAGTGGAAAGGCCCCCAAGGCAATAATTGTGGAGGAAGCGGAGACGATAGTGGCGACGGGGGCCATAATAGCGGGCATTCCCATGGTTCAGGGGATAGATGTATCGAAGCTTAAAACCGGCCAGAAGGTTAGGGTGGACGCCGACAGCGGTGAGATCAAGGTTCTCGATGGGTAG
- a CDS encoding site-2 protease family protein produces MPKGIYECVNCGHREVFESNEALLEGACPKCGGDMVLVGFSLEAGEDRVVSDVSAEVEELVSRFYQAELVEKRGEVYVFRVQEIFERNFEVVLGEFESKGYWAALKKANGDVVLYVFPAGEIKPDNPKMGITLFILTLLSTLWAGYVLALNYIATLDEFGLPGYRNPYVTAIAFSLSVLAILGTHEMGHKIAATIHNVKATFPYFIPFPNILGTLGAVIRVKSPVPTRDAAVDLGVSGPLAGILVAIPVTIIGLRLSPLVPKSLVPPTEGGVYFGTNLFFVILERLVLGGAITENDYVVFLHPVAIAGWVGILVTFLNLIPAAQLDGGHIARAFMSERLHRRFSIGIGLALILLSYLWSGWLIWGLLILFIGSTGNPGALDEVTPVSRSRKALAILALFIFILTATPVPLSVE; encoded by the coding sequence ATGCCGAAGGGAATTTACGAGTGCGTGAACTGCGGACATAGGGAAGTTTTTGAGTCAAACGAAGCTCTCCTTGAGGGAGCGTGTCCGAAGTGCGGAGGAGACATGGTTCTGGTCGGCTTCAGCCTTGAGGCCGGAGAAGACAGGGTCGTAAGCGATGTTTCTGCGGAGGTAGAGGAACTTGTTTCGCGGTTCTATCAAGCAGAGCTCGTCGAAAAAAGGGGAGAGGTATACGTTTTTAGAGTTCAGGAGATATTTGAGCGGAATTTTGAAGTCGTTCTCGGGGAGTTTGAGAGTAAAGGTTACTGGGCCGCACTGAAGAAGGCCAACGGAGATGTAGTACTTTACGTTTTCCCGGCCGGCGAGATTAAGCCGGATAACCCCAAGATGGGAATAACGCTTTTCATCCTCACCCTCCTCTCCACCCTGTGGGCTGGCTACGTCCTCGCCCTTAACTACATAGCGACCCTTGATGAGTTTGGCCTACCCGGCTACAGGAACCCCTACGTTACCGCCATAGCGTTCTCCCTCAGCGTCTTGGCGATCTTGGGAACCCACGAGATGGGTCACAAAATAGCGGCCACGATTCACAACGTTAAGGCAACGTTTCCCTACTTTATTCCGTTCCCGAATATTCTCGGCACACTGGGGGCTGTGATACGGGTGAAGTCCCCGGTTCCGACGAGGGATGCTGCCGTTGACCTAGGGGTTAGCGGGCCACTCGCGGGCATCCTGGTGGCGATCCCTGTTACGATAATCGGACTTCGGCTCTCGCCTCTGGTTCCAAAGTCTCTAGTCCCACCCACGGAAGGGGGTGTTTACTTTGGTACGAACCTCTTCTTCGTTATACTTGAGAGGCTTGTACTGGGTGGGGCAATCACAGAAAATGACTACGTGGTATTCCTCCATCCCGTTGCAATCGCCGGCTGGGTTGGGATCCTCGTTACTTTCCTGAACCTCATCCCCGCGGCACAGCTCGACGGCGGCCACATAGCGAGGGCCTTCATGAGCGAAAGGCTTCACCGGCGCTTCTCAATAGGAATCGGGCTGGCCCTTATACTCCTGAGCTATCTCTGGAGCGGATGGTTGATCTGGGGGCTTTTGATTCTCTTCATCGGCAGTACCGGGAACCCTGGAGCCCTTGACGAGGTAACCCCCGTGTCGCGGAGCAGAAAAGCTCTGGCAATCTTGGCCCTGTTTATATTTATACTGACGGCCACCCCGGTGCCGCTGTCCGTTGAGTGA
- a CDS encoding HTH domain-containing protein: MRLIHVVCESASVEDCIKEFTSKIESALNASGGYIKSAKIDLTFGAFMHLSASLLADPSNFGGRVVAKYSTGRSRDRAIESVLAEINPLINNAEVVAFKIGTYTTPVTRKTYAVGVVAYNLPMKPATQITSTPDRRKLLAHVLSLFDYNPRVLNISELARIFNVSRDTIYHDIQQILKEREK; this comes from the coding sequence ATGAGACTTATCCATGTCGTCTGTGAGTCAGCGAGCGTGGAGGACTGCATTAAAGAGTTCACTTCGAAAATAGAGAGTGCCCTCAATGCGTCTGGAGGTTACATAAAATCAGCCAAAATCGACCTAACGTTCGGTGCTTTTATGCATCTCTCGGCCAGTCTTCTTGCAGATCCCTCAAATTTTGGGGGCAGGGTTGTTGCAAAGTATTCAACCGGCAGGAGCAGGGATAGGGCCATTGAAAGCGTTCTGGCGGAGATAAATCCGCTGATCAACAATGCGGAAGTTGTTGCATTCAAAATCGGGACCTACACGACCCCAGTAACCAGGAAAACTTACGCCGTTGGGGTCGTCGCCTACAACCTGCCGATGAAGCCGGCAACTCAAATAACCAGCACCCCCGACAGGAGAAAGCTTCTGGCTCACGTCCTGTCGCTCTTTGATTACAACCCAAGGGTCCTCAATATATCCGAACTGGCAAGGATCTTCAACGTTTCCAGGGATACAATATACCACGACATCCAGCAGATATTGAAAGAGAGGGAAAAGTGA
- a CDS encoding class III signal peptide-containing protein, producing the protein MKRKAQGAIEYLFMIAAALIIVAVVIRYLKSSGESTGETISSGQSQINEKVSEELSSALSG; encoded by the coding sequence ATGAAGAGGAAGGCCCAGGGTGCAATCGAGTACCTGTTCATGATTGCGGCGGCGCTTATCATAGTTGCAGTGGTTATAAGGTACCTCAAGAGCTCAGGCGAGAGCACCGGTGAAACTATCAGCTCTGGCCAGAGCCAGATTAACGAGAAGGTTAGCGAAGAGCTCAGCTCGGCTCTTAGTGGGTGA